One genomic region from Stutzerimonas decontaminans encodes:
- a CDS encoding nitrous oxide reductase family maturation protein NosD, whose protein sequence is MFKAQATFSRYSVAVSLLLLFSGAAQAAPQPITTLPLQPDGENRWRLPAGEYQGQFTIEQPMQLRCEPGAIIQSQGQGSSLLISAPDVLVDGCTLRAWGADLTAMDSAVFILPAAERAQISNNRMRGPGFGVFVDGTSDVQVIGNQIDGDAGVRSQDRGNGIHLFAVKGARIVGNLVRDVRDGIYIDTSNGNHLEGNVIEDVRYGVHYMFANDNSVIDNITRRTRTGYALMQSRKLIVTGNRSEQDQNYGILMNYITYSTITGNFVSDVQRGDTGGDSMISGGEGKALFIYNSLFNTIENNHFEKSSLGIHLTAGSEDNRISGNAFVGNQQQVKYVASRTQEWSVDGRGNYWSDYLGWDRNNDGLGDVAYEPNDNVDRLLWLYPQVRLLMNSPSIEVLRWVQRAFPVVKSPGVQDSHPLMKLPTEQLLTEKQEPTS, encoded by the coding sequence GTGTTCAAAGCTCAGGCTACTTTCTCGCGGTACTCAGTGGCAGTTTCGCTGCTGCTTTTATTCAGCGGTGCCGCCCAGGCGGCACCGCAACCCATCACAACCCTCCCGCTGCAGCCCGATGGTGAGAACCGCTGGCGCTTGCCTGCCGGCGAATATCAGGGTCAGTTCACCATCGAGCAGCCCATGCAGCTGCGTTGCGAGCCGGGTGCAATCATCCAGTCGCAAGGGCAGGGCAGCAGCCTGCTGATCAGCGCGCCCGACGTGCTCGTCGATGGTTGCACGCTGCGTGCGTGGGGCGCCGACCTCACCGCGATGGATTCGGCAGTCTTCATCCTGCCTGCGGCCGAGCGTGCGCAGATCAGCAACAACCGCATGCGCGGCCCCGGGTTCGGCGTGTTCGTCGACGGCACCAGCGACGTGCAGGTGATCGGCAACCAGATCGATGGCGACGCCGGCGTTCGCTCGCAGGACCGTGGCAACGGCATTCATCTGTTTGCCGTGAAAGGTGCACGGATCGTCGGCAATCTGGTGCGCGACGTGCGCGATGGCATCTATATCGATACCTCCAACGGCAATCATCTGGAAGGCAACGTCATCGAGGACGTCCGCTACGGCGTGCACTACATGTTCGCCAACGACAACAGCGTGATCGACAACATCACCCGTCGTACCCGCACCGGTTACGCGCTGATGCAGAGCCGCAAGCTGATCGTCACGGGGAACCGTTCCGAGCAGGATCAGAACTACGGCATCCTGATGAACTACATCACCTACTCGACCATCACCGGCAACTTCGTCAGCGACGTGCAGCGCGGCGATACCGGTGGCGACAGCATGATCAGCGGCGGTGAGGGCAAGGCGCTGTTCATCTACAACTCGCTGTTCAACACCATCGAGAACAACCATTTCGAGAAAAGCTCGCTGGGTATCCACCTGACCGCCGGCTCCGAAGACAACCGCATTTCCGGCAACGCCTTCGTCGGCAACCAGCAGCAGGTCAAGTACGTCGCCAGCCGGACCCAGGAATGGTCGGTGGACGGCCGTGGCAACTACTGGAGCGACTACCTGGGCTGGGACCGCAATAACGACGGCCTTGGCGATGTCGCCTACGAACCCAACGACAACGTCGATCGCCTGCTCTGGCTCTACCCGCAGGTGCGCCTGCTGATGAACAGCCCGAGCATCGAGGTGCTGCGCTGGGTGCAGCGGGCCTTCCCGGTGGTCAAGTCGCCGGGTGTGCAGGACAGCCATCCGCTGATGAAGCTGCCCACTGAACAACTCCTAACCGAAAAGCAGGAACCAACGTCATGA
- a CDS encoding nitrous oxide reductase accessory protein NosL has product MNALHRIGAGTLLTLLLAFGLTGCGEKEEVQQALEPVAFHDSDECHVCGMIITDFPGPKGQAVEKGGVKKFCSTAEMLGWWLQPENRLLNAKLYVHDMGRSVWEHPDDGHLIDATSAYYVVGTSLKGAMGASLATFAEEQAALRLAEEHGGRVLRFDQIDQALLQEAASMQHGGMHGHMPSDSHNAHGSH; this is encoded by the coding sequence ATGAACGCTCTGCATCGCATTGGCGCCGGAACGCTCCTGACCCTGTTGCTCGCCTTCGGCCTGACCGGCTGCGGCGAAAAGGAGGAGGTCCAGCAGGCGCTCGAGCCGGTGGCCTTCCATGACAGTGACGAATGCCATGTCTGCGGCATGATCATCACCGACTTTCCCGGCCCCAAGGGGCAGGCAGTGGAGAAGGGCGGGGTGAAGAAGTTCTGCTCCACCGCCGAGATGCTCGGCTGGTGGTTGCAGCCGGAGAATCGCCTGCTCAATGCCAAGCTTTATGTGCACGACATGGGGCGTAGCGTCTGGGAGCACCCGGACGATGGTCATCTGATCGACGCAACCAGCGCCTACTATGTGGTCGGCACATCGCTCAAGGGCGCCATGGGCGCGTCTCTGGCGACGTTCGCCGAAGAGCAGGCCGCCCTGCGTCTGGCCGAGGAACACGGTGGCCGCGTATTGCGCTTCGATCAGATCGACCAGGCACTGCTGCAGGAAGCGGCGAGCATGCAGCACGGCGGCATGCACGGGCACATGCCCAGCGATTCACACAACGCACACGGCAGCCACTGA
- a CDS encoding SDR family NAD(P)-dependent oxidoreductase translates to MKSEFQDRLAVVTGASSGIGLALCAALLQRGARVLAMSRTIGGLEPLLETHAEQLQWLGGDVTSAGDLAQLARRAAQLGPVHYLVPNAGIAELADGLDMAAFDRQWAVNGAGALNTFAALRNELAKPASVVFVGTFLIRSTFPGLAAYIASKAALAAQARTLAVEFAPLDVRINMVSPGPTATAIWGSLGLDDDQLEAVADGVTKRLLPGHFLESAAVANVILFQLSQGARGVFGQDWVVDNGYTIS, encoded by the coding sequence ATGAAAAGCGAGTTTCAGGATCGTCTGGCTGTTGTCACCGGAGCCAGCTCCGGGATCGGACTGGCATTGTGTGCAGCGCTGCTGCAACGGGGCGCGCGCGTACTGGCGATGTCGCGCACCATCGGCGGGCTCGAGCCGCTGCTGGAAACCCATGCCGAGCAGTTGCAGTGGCTCGGCGGTGATGTGACCTCTGCGGGGGATCTGGCTCAGCTGGCCCGGCGGGCTGCGCAGTTGGGGCCGGTGCATTACCTGGTGCCCAACGCCGGTATCGCCGAATTGGCCGATGGGCTGGACATGGCGGCATTCGACCGCCAGTGGGCGGTCAATGGCGCGGGGGCGCTGAACACCTTTGCCGCTCTGCGCAACGAGCTGGCCAAGCCGGCGTCGGTGGTTTTCGTCGGCACCTTCCTGATCCGCTCCACCTTCCCGGGGCTGGCGGCCTACATCGCCAGCAAGGCAGCGTTGGCGGCGCAGGCGCGCACGCTGGCGGTGGAGTTCGCACCGCTGGATGTACGCATCAACATGGTTTCACCCGGCCCGACCGCCACCGCCATCTGGGGCTCACTGGGACTCGACGACGACCAACTCGAAGCGGTCGCCGACGGCGTCACCAAGCGCCTGTTGCCGGGGCATTTCCTCGAGTCGGCGGCCGTGGCCAACGTCATCCTGTTCCAGCTTTCGCAGGGCGCGCGCGGCGTGTTCGGCCAGGATTGGGTGGTGGATAACGGCTACACCATCAGCTGA
- the tatA gene encoding twin-arginine translocase TatA/TatE family subunit, giving the protein MMGISVWQLLIILLIVVMLFGTKRLRGLGSDLGSAISGFRKSVSDGETTAQAETVKQELK; this is encoded by the coding sequence ATGATGGGTATCAGCGTCTGGCAACTTCTGATCATTCTCCTGATCGTGGTCATGCTGTTCGGCACCAAGCGCCTGCGTGGCCTGGGATCCGATCTGGGCAGTGCGATCAGCGGTTTTCGCAAGTCGGTGAGTGACGGCGAAACCACCGCGCAGGCCGAAACGGTCAAGCAGGAACTCAAATAA
- a CDS encoding ABC transporter ATP-binding protein: protein MNAVEIQGVSQRYGSMTVLHDLNLNLGEGEVLGLFGHNGAGKTTSMKLILGLLAPSEGQVKVLGRAPNDPQVRRQLGYLPENVTFYPQLSGRETLRHFARLKGAALTQVDELLEQVGLAHAADRRVKTYSKGMRQRLGLAQALLGEPKLLLLDEPTVGLDPIATQDLYQLIDRLRQRGTSIILCSHVLPGVEAHINRAAILAKGRLQAVGSLAQLRAEAGLPVRIRASGISERDSWLQRWTDAGHSARGLSESSLEVIAVNGHKLVLLRQLLGESEPEDIEIHQPSLEDLYRYYMERAGDVRTQEGRV from the coding sequence ATGAACGCCGTCGAGATCCAGGGCGTAAGCCAGCGTTACGGCAGCATGACCGTGCTGCACGATCTGAACCTGAACCTCGGTGAAGGCGAGGTGCTGGGGCTGTTCGGCCATAACGGCGCGGGCAAGACCACCAGCATGAAACTGATTCTCGGCCTGCTCGCGCCGAGCGAGGGCCAGGTGAAAGTCCTGGGCCGTGCGCCGAACGATCCGCAGGTGCGTCGCCAGCTTGGCTACCTGCCAGAGAACGTGACCTTCTATCCGCAGTTGAGCGGCCGCGAAACCCTGCGCCATTTCGCCCGCCTGAAGGGCGCCGCGCTGACCCAGGTGGATGAGCTGCTCGAGCAGGTCGGCCTGGCCCATGCCGCCGATCGCCGGGTGAAGACCTATTCCAAGGGCATGCGCCAGCGCCTCGGTCTGGCCCAGGCGCTGCTTGGCGAACCGAAGCTGCTGCTGCTCGACGAGCCGACCGTGGGCCTTGATCCGATCGCCACCCAGGATCTCTACCAGCTGATCGACCGCCTGCGTCAGCGCGGCACCAGCATCATTCTCTGCTCCCATGTGCTGCCGGGCGTCGAGGCGCACATCAACCGCGCGGCGATCCTCGCCAAGGGGCGCCTGCAGGCGGTCGGCAGCCTGGCGCAACTGCGTGCCGAAGCCGGCCTGCCGGTGCGCATCCGCGCCAGCGGCATCAGCGAGCGGGACAGCTGGCTGCAGCGCTGGACCGATGCCGGGCACAGCGCCCGCGGCCTCAGCGAATCGAGCCTGGAGGTGATCGCGGTCAATGGCCACAAGCTGGTGCTGCTGCGCCAGCTGTTGGGTGAGAGCGAGCCGGAGGACATCGAGATCCACCAGCCGTCGCTGGAAGACCTCTACCGCTATTACATGGAGCGCGCCGGCGACGTGCGCACGCAGGAGGGTCGCGTATGA
- a CDS encoding NnrS family protein has product MQVIDRRKALSIPPVWRLAFRPFFLAGSLYALLAIPLWVAAWTGLWPGFQPTGGWLAWHRHEMLFGFAMAIVAGFLLTAVQTWTGQTAPSGKRLMGLALVWLAARLGWLFGLPAAWLAPLDLLFLLALAWMMARMLWAVRQKRNYPIVVVLSLMLGADVLTLTGLLQGNDALQRQGVLAGLWLVAALMALIGGRVIPFFTQRGLGKVEAVKPWVWLDIALLVGTGVIALLHAFGLAMRPQPLLGLLFVAIGVGHLLRLARWYDKGIWKVGLLWSLHLAMLWLVVAAFGLALWHFGLLAQSSPSLHALSVGSMSGLILAMIARVTLGHTGRPLQLPAGIVGAFVLFNLGTAARVFLSVAWPVGGLWLAALCWTLAFALYAWRYAPMLVAARVDGHPG; this is encoded by the coding sequence GTGCAAGTTATCGATCGGCGAAAAGCCCTGAGTATTCCGCCCGTCTGGCGACTCGCATTTCGCCCGTTCTTTCTCGCCGGCAGTCTGTATGCACTGCTGGCAATACCGCTCTGGGTCGCTGCCTGGACTGGCCTGTGGCCGGGCTTCCAACCGACCGGTGGCTGGCTGGCCTGGCACCGTCACGAGATGCTGTTCGGTTTCGCCATGGCCATCGTCGCCGGCTTTCTGCTGACCGCGGTACAGACCTGGACCGGCCAGACGGCACCCTCCGGGAAACGACTGATGGGTTTGGCGCTGGTCTGGCTGGCGGCCCGCCTGGGCTGGCTGTTCGGCCTGCCCGCCGCGTGGCTGGCTCCGCTGGATCTGCTGTTCCTGCTGGCACTGGCGTGGATGATGGCGCGGATGCTCTGGGCGGTGCGGCAGAAGCGCAACTACCCCATCGTGGTGGTGCTGTCGCTGATGCTGGGTGCCGATGTGCTGACGCTGACCGGCTTGCTGCAAGGTAACGATGCGCTGCAGCGCCAGGGCGTACTGGCCGGCCTGTGGCTGGTCGCAGCGCTGATGGCGCTGATCGGCGGGCGGGTGATTCCGTTCTTCACCCAACGCGGGTTGGGCAAGGTCGAGGCGGTCAAACCCTGGGTCTGGCTGGATATCGCCTTGCTGGTAGGCACTGGCGTGATCGCCCTGTTGCACGCATTCGGCTTGGCCATGCGCCCGCAGCCGCTGCTGGGCCTGCTGTTCGTCGCCATCGGCGTCGGCCATTTGCTGCGCCTGGCGCGCTGGTATGACAAGGGTATCTGGAAGGTCGGCCTGCTCTGGTCGCTGCATCTGGCGATGCTCTGGCTGGTGGTGGCCGCGTTCGGTCTGGCGCTCTGGCATTTCGGTTTGCTGGCGCAGTCCAGTCCATCGCTGCACGCACTGAGCGTGGGCTCCATGAGCGGACTGATCCTGGCAATGATCGCGCGGGTCACCCTCGGCCATACCGGCCGGCCGCTGCAGCTGCCGGCGGGCATTGTCGGCGCGTTCGTGCTGTTCAATCTCGGCACCGCGGCACGAGTGTTCCTCTCCGTCGCCTGGCCGGTTGGCGGCCTGTGGCTGGCTGCGCTCTGCTGGACTCTGGCCTTCGCACTCTATGCCTGGCGCTATGCGCCGATGCTGGTCGCCGCGCGCGTGGACGGTCATCCGGGCTGA
- a CDS encoding ABC transporter permease has protein sequence MNQVWNIARKELSDGLRNRWLLAISLLFAVLAVGIAWLGAAASGQLGFTSIPATIASLASLATFLMPLIALLLAYDAIVGEDEGGTLMLLLTYPLGRGQILLGKFVGHGLILALAVLIGFGCAALAIALLVDGVELGLLLWAFGRFMISSTLLGWVFLAFAYVLSGKVSEKSSAAGLALGVWFLFVLVFDLVLLALLVLSEGKFNPELLPWLLLLNPTDIYRLINLSGFEGSGSAMGVLSLGADLPVPTSVLWLCLLAWIGVSLLLAYGIFRRRLT, from the coding sequence ATGAACCAGGTCTGGAACATCGCCCGCAAGGAACTCAGCGACGGCCTGCGCAACCGTTGGCTGCTCGCCATCAGTCTGCTCTTCGCCGTGCTCGCGGTGGGCATCGCCTGGCTTGGCGCCGCGGCCTCCGGCCAGTTGGGCTTCACCTCGATTCCAGCGACCATCGCCAGTCTGGCGAGCCTGGCCACCTTTCTGATGCCGCTGATCGCGCTGCTGCTGGCCTATGACGCCATCGTCGGTGAGGACGAGGGCGGCACGCTGATGCTGCTGCTGACCTATCCACTGGGCCGTGGGCAGATCCTGCTCGGCAAGTTCGTCGGCCACGGGCTGATTCTTGCCCTGGCGGTGCTGATCGGCTTCGGCTGTGCGGCGCTGGCCATCGCCCTGCTGGTCGATGGTGTCGAACTTGGCCTGCTGCTCTGGGCGTTCGGCCGCTTCATGATTTCCTCGACGCTGCTCGGCTGGGTGTTCCTCGCCTTCGCGTATGTGCTCAGCGGCAAGGTCAGCGAGAAGTCCAGCGCGGCCGGGCTGGCGCTCGGCGTGTGGTTTCTCTTCGTGCTGGTGTTCGATCTGGTGCTGTTGGCGCTGCTGGTGCTCAGTGAGGGCAAGTTCAATCCGGAGTTGCTGCCCTGGCTGCTGCTGCTCAACCCCACCGACATCTACCGGCTGATCAACCTGTCCGGCTTCGAGGGCAGCGGCAGCGCCATGGGCGTGCTGTCGCTGGGCGCCGATCTGCCGGTGCCGACCTCGGTGCTCTGGCTGTGTCTGCTGGCCTGGATCGGCGTATCGCTGCTGCTGGCCTACGGCATCTTCCGTCGGCGCCTGACCTGA